The DNA sequence AATATGGCTCcacaaagttttttctttccGTCCTCATTTTTATTTAGACCGAGTGAATAAGAAAATCTCATTGCTTCCTCTAATCCAACTCCAACGTCTTGAAATGCAATGGCATCATATTCAGGTAAGAACTCCCAGACCTCATTCTCGTAAAGTTTATCCCTAAATTTCTCTGCCATCTTGAATTTGACTCCAGCCGTGCGAAGCTCCGTTCCATACGGTATTGAGCTCCAGTCTTCAATCTTCTTCGGACGATATGGAAACTTAAATATCtcaataatattgaatttgagtCCAGATTTTTGTAGCTTTACGGCATAACATATGCCGTTCTTCatgttttctatttttgcaGGTAATGGACTTACTACTCTACTTATCACGTCAAATAAATGCTTAAATATCACTCCCTTCTTGAATTTGATTCCAACCTCTTGACGTTCTATGGCACGATCTAGTTCCATATCAAGTACTGAAAGCTTGATCATTGCATGTATTAGATCAAGTAGATGCTTAAAATCTGCATTCTTGACCATGTCTCCAACCTTTAGATGCTCATGTACTATTTTTGCGAGTGGAGGAGTGATAGCTTTATGCATCCGACAAAGTCGAAATGGCTTTTCAGCTGAATAAGAGCTCGATCCTTCGACACCCCATTCTTGAAATGGTGATGACccagagaaaaaagaaatggcaaGATCACCAAGTCGTTTGATCTGGACTCTTTGATCTGCGGAGGTTGAGCTTTCAAGACAGGTAATTTCATTAGTCTGCTCATTATTGATGGTGTGTTCTCCTAAATGTCCAAGTGGTGTCTGGTTACTCTCAATCATCATGAACAATTTAGTCAAAACAAAGAatggaagttgattttcaaataacagtAGATCCCGAGCTATTTCGTTACGCATCCATCTCATTTGGAAGATTGGATCATGATCATCCCTTGGAGTTTCATCCTCCAACTTGTGGAAAAGCTCAATGATGAAACACCCATCAAGTAGCATCATTTCTACGAACTCATTTGTGGTTAGGCTAATGCATTCGACGTAGCAATTACGGGCTCTTTCTTCCAATTCTCTCAAGGCTCTGAAGTATGCTTCTACACTGCTTTCATTTGTCCTTTTAAGCATTTGCTTCAAATACCGCAGTTTATGCTCTTCCATAAAACCCTGACCAACCTTGCCATGGTAGTTGTAAGGACCGATAGCAAGCAACATGGGTTTGTAAGCCTTCTCATTTACTTTACGTAATTGCTCATGCACTTTATACATACAACGCTCTTCAGAATTAATTGGAGTCAAGCCAGCTAGCTTTCTGTCAATAGCCTTAATATGACTGGAGAGAGCATCTCTACTCATTTTGTAGAGAAGTAGTAGGATCTCTGTTCCTATTACAAAGCATACAAATTCTCAACAAATTTCTAAAAATGTAGATCAGTTTTTTCTAATGAATGGAGAGAGCAGTCCTCATATGTATTCTAGAGAAATAGTACAAGATCTGTTCCAAGTATTGCAAACAAATCtcacttatttttatacaaaaaaactAGATCTACTCACACACTCGCAAGTCAGAAGAATACTGAGAATTGATAAAACTAACATAgcaatagtaaaaaattaagaatctaGTAACTGTTCAAACGGTAGTACCCAAAACAACTATTCAAAATGTAAAATCAATATTCCGATTGATCTTAGAACCTTTCAGAATACCTCAGAAGATGAATAGAACCATTTGAAAATTATTCCACCCTAATTAAAGTAATACTGAATATGAAAAAGTAGAGATGCTAAGCAATGTcaaccttttttctttcattaggCTTTGcagaacataaaaaaattaatggccAAATGTTTTAATATGTTAGAGGAAGAAAAATCACAAAAGAAAGCAGGCCGGCCGGCCAGAAGGAAGAAAGGTTAATTAAAAT is a window from the Juglans regia cultivar Chandler chromosome 7, Walnut 2.0, whole genome shotgun sequence genome containing:
- the LOC108983868 gene encoding uncharacterized protein LOC108983868, which produces MSRDALSSHIKAIDRKLAGLTPINSEERCMYKVHEQLRKVNEKAYKPMLLAIGPYNYHGKVGQGFMEEHKLRYLKQMLKRTNESSVEAYFRALRELEERARNCYVECISLTTNEFVEMMLLDGCFIIELFHKLEDETPRDDHDPIFQMRWMRNEIARDLLLFENQLPFFVLTKLFMMIESNQTPLGHLGEHTINNEQTNEITCLESSTSADQRVQIKRLGDLAISFFSGSSPFQEWGVEGSSSYSAEKPFRLCRMHKAITPPLAKIVHEHLKVGDMVKNADFKHLLDLIHAMIKLSVLDMELDRAIERQEVGIKFKKGVIFKHLFDVISRVVSPLPAKIENMKNGICYAVKLQKSGLKFNIIEIFKFPYRPKKIEDWSSIPYGTELRTAGVKFKMAEKFRDKLYENEVWEFLPEYDAIAFQDVGVGLEEAMRFSYSLGLNKNEDGKKKLCGAIFNMVKKFMCLPFLNKIEHWNSIPEGRELKEAGVEFKKAKKFRDTKDIIKPIPNATELKERGVKFKKAKQRTTFSIQFSNGVLEISPLRIEDETETVLRNLIAFEQYSPYNDSSYITDYMCFMDDLIDSPKDVELLCQKGILENWLGDNEVASTMVNKLGHHVAISANRYSIYAKTSIDMNRHCAKRWNEWKANLRHNYFNSPWALLSVLAAILLLGLAITQTVFSIIN